In Panicum virgatum strain AP13 chromosome 4N, P.virgatum_v5, whole genome shotgun sequence, a single window of DNA contains:
- the LOC120670390 gene encoding beta-glucosidase 30-like: protein MGARTGMAAKRLLSAVLLVAALACDGTHAKFSRHSFPKDFIFGTGSAAYQYEGAYKEGGKGLSIWDKFTHIPGKILNNDNGDVALDMYHRYKGDVQLLKDMNMDSFRFSIAWSRILPNGSLSGGINKEGVAFYNNLINEVIAKGLRPFVTIFHWDTPLALEEKYGGFLSENIIKDYVDFAEVCFMEFGDRVMDWTTFNEPWTYAERGYSAGAFAPGRCSPHVSTSCFPGDSAREPYVVTHHILLAHAQAVALYRARYQKAQRGQIGVTVVSHWFVPATNSSADRTAVRRSLDFMLGWFLDPIVHGAYPGTMAGYLGARLPRFTPEQARLVRGSYDFIGVNYYTTYFTTAVPPANKLRQSYDTDARANTSGFRNGVPIGKPEFVSVSFNYSAGLRELLLYTSRRYGNPVLYVTENGIAEGNNATLPLAEALKDGHRIEFHAKHLQFVNHAIRDGANVKGYFMWTFMDCFEWGDGYLDRFGLIFIDRLNGLKRYRKESSYWIENFLKR from the exons ATGGGTGCCCGGACCGGAATGGCGGCGAAGCGGCTCCTGTCCGCTGTGCTCCTCGTCGCAGCTCTCGCCTGCGACGGCACGCATGCCAAGTTCAGCAGGCACAGCTTCCCCAAGGACTTCATCTTCGGCACCGGCTCGGCGGCGTACCAG TACGAGGGAGCATACAAGGAAGGAGGCAAAGGGCTTAGCATATGGGACAAGTTCACCCACATCCCAG GAAAAATCTTGAACAACGATAACGGCGACGTGGCACTTGACATGTACCATCGATACAAG GGGGATGTGCAACTCCTCAAGGACATGAACATGGACTCCTTCCGGTTCTCCATTGCTTGGAGCAGGATCTTGCCAA ATGGTTCCCTAAGTGGAGGAATCAACAAAGAGGGCGTGGCCTTCTACAACAACCTCATCAACGAAGTCATCGCCAAAG GACTGCGGCCATTCGTCACCATCTTCCACTGGGACACGCCCCTGGCCTTGGAGGAGAAGTACGGAGGCTTCCTCAGTGAGAACATCAT CAAGGACTACGTGGACTTCGCCGAGGTCTGCTTCATGGAGTTCGGCGACCGCGTCATGGACTGGACCACCTTCAACGAGCCCTGGACGTACGCGGAGCGTGGCTACTCCGCGGGGGCCTTCGCCCCCGGCCGCTGCTCGCCACACGTCTCCACGTCCTGCTTCCCCGGCGACTCGGCGCGGGAGCCCTACGTCGTGACGCACCACATCCTCCTCGCCCACGCCCAGGCCGTGGCGCTCTACCGCGCCCGGTACCAGAAGGCGCAGCGCGGGCAGATTGGCGTCACCGTGGTCTCCCACTGGTTCGTCCCCGCCACCAACTCCTCCGCCGACCGCACCGCCGTGCGCCGCAGCCTCGACTTCATGCTCGGCTGGTTCCTCGACCCCATCGTGCACGGCGCgtacccgggcaccatggccGGGTACCTCGGCGCCCGGCTGCCCCGGTTCACGCCGGAACAGGCGCGGCTCGTCAGGGGCTCCTATGACTTCATCGGCGTCAACTACTACACCACCTACTTCAccaccgccgtgccgccggccaACAAGCTCCGGCAGTCGTACGACACCGACGCCCGCGCCAACACCTCCGGCTTCCGCAACGGCGTGCCCATCGGCAAGCCGGAGTTCGTGTCCGTCTCCTTCAACTACTCCGCCGGCCTCCGGGAGCTCCTGCTCTACACCAGCCGGCGGTACGGCAACCCGGTGTTGTACGTCACGGAGAACGGCATCGCCGAGGGGAACAACGCGACGCTGCCACTCGCGGAGGCGCTCAAGGACGGGCACAGGATCGAGTTCCACGCCAAGCACCTGCAGTTCGTGAACCACGCCATCAGGGACGGCGCCAACGTCAAGGGCTACTTCATGTGGACCTTCATGGACTGCTTCGAGTGGGGCGACGGCTACCTCGACCGATTCGGCCTCATCTTCATCGACCGCCTCAATGGCCTCAAGCGCTACCGGAAGGAGTCAAGCTACTGGATCGAGAACTTCCTCAAGCGATAG
- the LOC120671140 gene encoding aspartyl protease family protein At5g10770-like isoform X2 — protein MASPLLPLLVLLLGGCCCSTVHGADAQRYLVVAPSSLKPSETCSGPKVSPSKNGATLPLTHRHGPCSPSISKEKPSLEETLRRDQHRAAYIHAKVSGNGTKEALQQSAVTITTSPGFSLGTAEYVVTVGVGTPAMSQVVSIDTGSDVSWVQCAPCPVRSCYSQKDMLFDPAKSSTYAAFSCGSTQCAQLGGEGNGCLNSQCQYMVRYADNSNTTGTYGSDTLTLTSSDVVKSFQFGCSHRAAGFVGQMDGLMGLGGDAESLVSQTAATYGKAFSYCLPRPSSSAGFLTLGAAGGAAGFARTPMARFRNTPTFYGVFPQAITVAGAQLDVPASVFSGASIVDSGTVITRLPPTAYRALRAAFRKEMKAYPSAAPAGNLLDTCFDFSGFSTITVPKIALTFSRGAVMDLDISGILYGSCLAFTAMGQDGDTGILGNVQQRTFEVLYDVGGGSVGFRPGAC, from the exons ATGGCCTCTCCATTGCTGCCGTTGTTAGTTCTTCTGCTTGGTGGTTGCTGCTGCTCCACTGTTCACGGTGCAGATGCACAAAGATATTTAGTCGTAGCACCTAGTTCGCTCAAGCCATCGGAAACCTGTTCAGGCCCTAAAG TTAGCCCATCCAAAAACGGTGCCACGCTGCCACTAACCCACCGCCACGGCCCGTGCTCGCCGTCCATCTCCAAAGAGAAGCCCTCGCTGGAGGAAACGCTCCGCCGGGACCAACACCGTGCCGCCTACATCCACGCCAAGGTCTCGGGAAACGGCACCAAGGAGGCCCTCCAGCAATCCGCCGTGACCATCACGACCAGTCCCGGCTTCTCGCTCGGCACCGCCGAGTACGTGGTCACCGTCGGCGTCGGCACGCCGGCCATGTCTCAGGTCGTGAGCATCGACACGGGAAGCGACGTGTCGTGGGTGCAGTGCGCACCCTGTCCGGTGCGATCGTGCTACTCGCAGAAGGACATGCTCTTCGACCCGGCCAAGTCCTCCACGTACGCCGCCTTCTCCTGTGGCTCCACGCAGTGTGCGCAGCTCGGCGGTGAGGGCAACGGCTGCCTGAACTCGCAGTGCCAGTACATGGTCCGGTACGCCGACAACTCCAACACCACGGGGACGTACGGATCCGACACGCTGACGCTGACCTCGTCCGACGTCGTCAAGAGCTTCCAGTTCGGGTgcagccaccgcgccgccggcttcGTCGGCCAGATGGACGGCCTCAtggggctcggcggcgacgCGGAGTCCCTCGTGTCGCAGACGGCGGCGACCTACGGCAAGGCGTTCTCCTACTGCCTCCCGCGCCCGTCGAGCTCCGCGGGGTTTCTCACcctcggcgcggcgggcggcgcggcgggcttcGCGCGCACGCCCATGGCGAGGTTCCGGAACACCCCGACGTTCTACGGCGTGTTCCCCCAGGCCATCACCGTGGCGGGCGCCCAGCTCGACGTGCCGGCCTCGGTCTTCTCCGGGGCCTCCATCGTCGACTCCGGCACCGTCATCACGCGGCTGCCGCCGACGGCGTACCGGGCGCTGCGGGCGGCGTTCAGGAAGGAGATGAAGGCGTACCCGTCCGCGGCCCCCGCGGGCAACCTGCTGGACACCTGCTTCGACTTCAGCGGCTTCAGCACCATCACGGTGCCCAAGATTGCGCTGACGTTCTCCCGCGGCGCCGTCATGGACCTCGACATCTCCGGCATTCTCTACGGTAGCTGCCTCGCGTTCACGGCCATGGGCCAGGATGGCGACACTGGAATCCTCGGCAACGTGCAGCAGCGCACGTTCGAGGTGCTCTACGatgtcggcggcggcagcgttgGATTCCGTCCCGGCGCTTGCTAA
- the LOC120671140 gene encoding aspartyl protease family protein At5g10770-like isoform X1 — MASPLLPLLVLLLGGCCCSIAHGADAQRYLVVAPSSLKPSETCSGPKVSPSKNGATLPLTHRHGPCSPSISKEKPSLEETLRRDQHRAAYIHAKVSGNGTKEALQQSAVTITTSPGFSLGTAEYVVTVGVGTPAMSQVVSIDTGSDVSWVQCAPCPVRSCYSQKDMLFDPAKSSTYAAFSCGSTQCAQLGGEGNGCLNSQCQYMVRYADNSNTTGTYGSDTLTLTSSDVVKSFQFGCSHRAAGFVGQMDGLMGLGGDAESLVSQTAATYGKAFSYCLPRPSSSAGFLTLGAAGGAAGFARTPMARFRNTPTFYGVFPQAITVAGAQLDVPASVFSGASIVDSGTVITRLPPTAYRALRAAFRKEMKAYPSAAPAGNLLDTCFDFSGFSTITVPKIALTFSRGAVMDLDISGILYGSCLAFTAMGQDGDTGILGNVQQRTFEVLYDVGGGSVGFRPGAC, encoded by the exons atggcctctcCATTGCTGCCGTTGTTAGTTCTTCTGCTTGGTGGTTGCTGCTGCTCCATTGCTCACGGCGCAGATGCACAAAGATACTTAGTCGTAGCACCTAGTTCGCTCAAGCCATCGGAAACCTGTTCAGGCCCTAAAG TTAGCCCATCCAAAAACGGTGCCACGCTGCCACTAACCCACCGCCACGGCCCGTGCTCGCCGTCCATCTCCAAAGAGAAGCCCTCGCTGGAGGAAACGCTCCGCCGGGACCAACACCGTGCCGCCTACATCCACGCCAAGGTCTCGGGAAACGGCACCAAGGAGGCCCTCCAGCAATCCGCCGTGACCATCACGACCAGTCCCGGCTTCTCGCTCGGCACCGCCGAGTACGTGGTCACCGTCGGCGTCGGCACGCCGGCCATGTCTCAGGTCGTGAGCATCGACACGGGAAGCGACGTGTCGTGGGTGCAGTGCGCACCCTGTCCGGTGCGATCGTGCTACTCGCAGAAGGACATGCTCTTCGACCCGGCCAAGTCCTCCACGTACGCCGCCTTCTCCTGTGGCTCCACGCAGTGTGCGCAGCTCGGCGGTGAGGGCAACGGCTGCCTGAACTCGCAGTGCCAGTACATGGTCCGGTACGCCGACAACTCCAACACCACGGGGACGTACGGATCCGACACGCTGACGCTGACCTCGTCCGACGTCGTCAAGAGCTTCCAGTTCGGGTgcagccaccgcgccgccggcttcGTCGGCCAGATGGACGGCCTCAtggggctcggcggcgacgCGGAGTCCCTCGTGTCGCAGACGGCGGCGACCTACGGCAAGGCGTTCTCCTACTGCCTCCCGCGCCCGTCGAGCTCCGCGGGGTTTCTCACcctcggcgcggcgggcggcgcggcgggcttcGCGCGCACGCCCATGGCGAGGTTCCGGAACACCCCGACGTTCTACGGCGTGTTCCCCCAGGCCATCACCGTGGCGGGCGCCCAGCTCGACGTGCCGGCCTCGGTCTTCTCCGGGGCCTCCATCGTCGACTCCGGCACCGTCATCACGCGGCTGCCGCCGACGGCGTACCGGGCGCTGCGGGCGGCGTTCAGGAAGGAGATGAAGGCGTACCCGTCCGCGGCCCCCGCGGGCAACCTGCTGGACACCTGCTTCGACTTCAGCGGCTTCAGCACCATCACGGTGCCCAAGATTGCGCTGACGTTCTCCCGCGGCGCCGTCATGGACCTCGACATCTCCGGCATTCTCTACGGTAGCTGCCTCGCGTTCACGGCCATGGGCCAGGATGGCGACACTGGAATCCTCGGCAACGTGCAGCAGCGCACGTTCGAGGTGCTCTACGatgtcggcggcggcagcgttgGATTCCGTCCCGGCGCTTGCTAA